The DNA region GGCCATGGACCTGGGGGTGACCCAGCGGGATATCTGGCGTTTTCTGCAGGTTTACTTTGATCAACCCCTGGCTGTGGTTGTGCACCAGCAGCGCGATTTGCTGGCGGCTGTAGCGCGGCGGGCGGACAAGTTATATCGGCGCGAGCAGCGTTTGCGCGCGCGTGGGCAGCGAGGCCAGGTATGAAACTCGCCTTTACCCTGTTCCACTATTTTCCCTACGGCGGCCTGGAGCGGGACATGCTCGCCATGGCGCGCACCTGTAAGGCGCGCGGTCACCAGGTCACTATTTACACCCAGCGCTGGGCGGGTGAACTGCCGGCGGATATTCCCGTGCAGCTGGTGCCGGTGAGGGCCCTGAGCAACCATGGGCGCGCGCGCGAGTTTGCCCGGCGTTTTATGGCTTTGCGCCACCAACAAACCATAGACCTGGTGGTGGGTTTCAATAAAATGCCAGGCCTTGATGTGTACTACGCGGCAGATACCTGTTTTGCACAAAAGGTGTATGAAGGGCGCCATTGGCTATACCGCTTCAGCGGCCGCAGCCGCGCTTACCTGGACTTGGAAAATGCGGTATTCGCGCCTGCCAGTAGCACACAGATCCTGTTGATTGCACCAGCGCAGAAAGCGGCGTTCCAGCGCTATTACCAAACACCGGACGTCCGCCTGCATAGGTTGCCGCCGGGCATCCGGCGCGATCGGGTGATGCCGGCGGATTACGCCATACAGCGTGAACAGGGGCGCGCCGCTTTAGGGGCGGCACCGGATACCCTGGTGCTGTTGGCGGTGGGGTCGGACTTTGCGCGCAAGGGCTTGTCGCGCACGATCAAAGCGATGGCTGCCCTGCCGCCCGATATACGGGCGCGCACTCGCCTGTGGGTTGCCGGGCAGGATGATGCGACTTCCGCGGTGCGCCTTGCCGGTCAGTTGGGCATCGCCAGCCAGGTGCAGGTGCTGGGTGCGCGCGATGATGTGGCGCAGTTGATGTGGAGCGCCGATATGCTGTTGCATCCGGCACACAGCGAGGCGGCGGGTGCGGTATTGCTGGAGGCCATGGTAGCGGGCCTGCCGGTGATCGCGACAGCGGTTTGCGGCTACGCGCCTTACATTGCGCAGTGGCAACTGGGTAAGGTGATTGCGGATGGCGATACACAGCTGGCCGATGCCATTGTGGACATCGCCGCGCAAGATCGCGCGCACTGGCTTGCGCGAGCCCGGGATTTCATTGCCCATGGAGATGTTTTTTCGATGATGGATCACGCTGTGGCTATCATCGAGTCGATGGGGACAGGCAAGCTTTCGGATAGGTTGTAGAGAGTGACTATGTTAGCAAACGTTGTTTCCCGCACCCGGCGCGAAGCCTTCTGC from Cellvibrio japonicus Ueda107 includes:
- a CDS encoding glycosyltransferase family 4 protein, with translation MKLAFTLFHYFPYGGLERDMLAMARTCKARGHQVTIYTQRWAGELPADIPVQLVPVRALSNHGRAREFARRFMALRHQQTIDLVVGFNKMPGLDVYYAADTCFAQKVYEGRHWLYRFSGRSRAYLDLENAVFAPASSTQILLIAPAQKAAFQRYYQTPDVRLHRLPPGIRRDRVMPADYAIQREQGRAALGAAPDTLVLLAVGSDFARKGLSRTIKAMAALPPDIRARTRLWVAGQDDATSAVRLAGQLGIASQVQVLGARDDVAQLMWSADMLLHPAHSEAAGAVLLEAMVAGLPVIATAVCGYAPYIAQWQLGKVIADGDTQLADAIVDIAAQDRAHWLARARDFIAHGDVFSMMDHAVAIIESMGTGKLSDRL